Proteins from one Gimesia maris genomic window:
- a CDS encoding helix-turn-helix domain-containing protein, with the protein MLIYSKERRLEVLKAYAAGLTTREIALQFQCSESWVRRVKQEFRDQGKTSPATRRKRVPQWHSLADRIQTAVSNKPDITLQELKDQLGTALCRQTLCRALTRLKLTLKKKS; encoded by the coding sequence ATGTTGATTTATTCCAAAGAACGCCGCCTCGAAGTTCTGAAAGCGTATGCAGCCGGTTTAACAACCCGGGAGATTGCATTGCAATTTCAATGCAGTGAATCGTGGGTTAGACGGGTCAAACAAGAGTTTCGAGATCAGGGAAAAACCAGCCCTGCCACCAGGCGTAAACGAGTTCCCCAGTGGCATTCACTGGCAGATCGAATTCAAACTGCAGTCTCAAATAAACCGGATATCACTCTGCAGGAATTGAAGGATCAGCTTGGCACAGCACTCTGTCGTCAGACATTGTGTCGCGCATTAACACGTTTAAAGCTCACTCTCAAAAAAAAGTCCTGA
- a CDS encoding type IV secretion protein Rhs, with the protein MPEITRKLAIFSCLLFTNFCFWKAGMGLTGGVDAEILPSAHAAMSPSISPPRVVTTPIQEMRPGMRVVGRNPLRIETEATIDPTPAGWRLVSVRMLKPDGTYFEAELLRPLSWISLHRAKPGAVIQLNMPEMYVVGAAEVLSISDCPPIDPGDGPVVISTFKNTADNVLNIYVEGETEPIGVTAGHPIWSEDRQAFIHSDQLQPGERLRSAVGKTVRITSIEIRAGPEPVYNLEIAGEHVYSVTGSGLLVHNAGPCYLVPRGQNVDLDSLYSTTDVLSSSHLVSQFDTLNARSFHPALGNPSRVLTQADLNVARLPRRYGPQAGEVAPSNWGQHIISETGVLPPAGMPRSHEHHINMKAGHGSQVEFVEKGKDILEFYDIPWFRGTGPTGNLVYAPNVAGQHTTENATKLYNELLGVHRSNIDAVLTWQQGRELIMEQLQDAGRRMSRLEF; encoded by the coding sequence ATGCCTGAAATCACTCGAAAACTAGCGATCTTCAGCTGCCTGCTGTTCACCAACTTCTGTTTCTGGAAAGCGGGTATGGGGCTGACTGGTGGTGTGGATGCCGAGATTCTGCCTTCTGCTCATGCTGCGATGAGCCCTTCCATTTCACCGCCGCGAGTGGTGACGACGCCGATTCAGGAGATGCGGCCCGGGATGCGGGTAGTCGGGCGGAATCCGCTTCGCATTGAAACGGAAGCGACGATCGATCCGACGCCGGCAGGCTGGCGGCTGGTGTCGGTGCGGATGCTCAAACCGGATGGCACTTATTTTGAAGCCGAACTGCTGCGTCCGTTAAGCTGGATTTCGCTGCACCGTGCAAAACCGGGCGCGGTCATCCAGCTCAACATGCCGGAAATGTATGTGGTGGGGGCGGCGGAAGTGCTCTCGATATCAGACTGTCCGCCCATCGATCCGGGTGACGGTCCGGTTGTTATCTCCACGTTCAAAAACACCGCGGACAATGTGCTCAATATCTATGTGGAAGGGGAAACCGAACCGATCGGCGTGACCGCCGGACATCCGATCTGGAGCGAAGACCGCCAGGCATTCATCCATTCCGACCAGTTGCAGCCCGGCGAACGACTGCGTTCTGCGGTGGGTAAGACAGTCCGCATCACGTCAATCGAAATCCGCGCCGGACCGGAACCGGTTTACAACCTGGAAATTGCTGGCGAACACGTCTACAGCGTCACCGGCTCCGGCCTGCTGGTCCATAATGCAGGTCCTTGTTATCTGGTCCCCCGTGGACAAAACGTTGATTTAGACTCGCTCTATTCTACGACAGATGTCCTATCGAGCAGTCATCTTGTTAGTCAATTTGATACATTAAATGCCCGAAGTTTTCACCCAGCGTTAGGAAATCCAAGTCGAGTTTTGACACAGGCTGATTTGAATGTTGCACGACTGCCAAGACGTTACGGCCCTCAAGCAGGCGAAGTTGCGCCATCTAATTGGGGGCAGCACATTATAAGCGAGACTGGCGTTCTTCCGCCCGCTGGTATGCCGAGGTCCCACGAGCATCACATTAACATGAAAGCAGGTCATGGAAGCCAAGTTGAATTTGTCGAAAAAGGGAAAGACATACTTGAGTTTTATGATATCCCTTGGTTTCGAGGCACGGGGCCAACAGGTAACCTCGTTTATGCTCCAAATGTTGCAGGACAGCACACAACAGAAAACGCAACCAAGCTCTACAATGAGCTTCTTGGTGTACATCGCTCAAACATTGACGCTGTACTTACATGGCAACAGGGGCGGGAACTGATTATGGAACAACTTCAAGATGCAGGACGACGCATGTCTCGTCTTGAATTCTGA
- a CDS encoding ankyrin repeat domain-containing protein, which yields MTSEAIMYGAIVQGDIMAVKELVRNDPSILQVSKVGKNWLHWAAQRGHTDIAAVLVEAGLEVDKLTDDGTSSALDIAAGQGRLDSCKWLIAQSAEINRGFGKCATPIFSAIYGKSLEVVKLFVEEGARLDAEFGEPVINVVGYAKRYGTPEIVEFLQQRTSQHPSTPSLPNEP from the coding sequence ATGACAAGTGAAGCTATAATGTATGGAGCCATAGTTCAAGGCGACATAATGGCAGTAAAAGAGTTGGTACGGAACGACCCCTCTATATTGCAAGTGTCAAAAGTTGGAAAGAATTGGCTGCATTGGGCTGCTCAACGAGGACACACCGATATTGCAGCGGTTTTGGTTGAAGCTGGATTGGAAGTCGATAAGTTGACAGACGATGGTACGAGCTCTGCATTGGACATTGCGGCAGGACAGGGAAGATTGGATTCATGCAAGTGGCTCATCGCACAAAGTGCAGAAATCAATCGAGGTTTCGGCAAATGTGCGACTCCAATCTTCAGTGCAATCTATGGTAAATCACTTGAAGTGGTCAAACTGTTTGTCGAAGAAGGCGCACGTTTGGACGCAGAATTTGGCGAACCCGTCATCAATGTAGTTGGTTACGCAAAACGGTACGGCACTCCCGAAATTGTTGAATTCCTTCAACAAAGAACTTCACAACATCCATCAACACCGTCTTTACCTAACGAACCATAG